From Nguyenibacter vanlangensis, one genomic window encodes:
- a CDS encoding Cof-type HAD-IIB family hydrolase produces the protein MTDTVSPPIRLVLADVDGTLVTREKLLTDRAVAAVRKLRARGILFTITSGRPPMGMKMVIDPLAIDQPVAGFNGGMMVHPDYSLIEAHTLTPAVARRALDILRDHRVDPWVYNGNDWLVADAGAPHVAREQWTVKFPPRIVPDVGARLDQVVKITGVSDDLDLMKRVEQDLRDALGDDASAARSQPYYVDVTHHDANKGGVVLALQRLLGIPAEQIATLGDQPNDVLMFRRSGLSIAMGQAADEVKAQATHVTTSSEEEGFAVGVERFILGEDA, from the coding sequence ATGACCGACACCGTCTCCCCCCCGATCCGCCTGGTCCTGGCGGATGTCGACGGCACGCTGGTCACGCGTGAGAAGCTTCTGACCGACCGCGCGGTCGCCGCGGTGCGCAAGCTCCGCGCGCGCGGCATTCTCTTCACCATCACCAGCGGCCGCCCGCCGATGGGCATGAAGATGGTGATCGACCCGCTGGCCATCGACCAGCCGGTCGCCGGCTTCAATGGCGGCATGATGGTCCACCCCGACTATTCGCTGATCGAGGCCCACACCCTGACGCCGGCGGTCGCCCGCCGCGCGCTCGACATCCTGCGCGACCACCGCGTGGACCCCTGGGTCTATAACGGCAATGACTGGCTGGTCGCCGATGCCGGCGCGCCCCACGTCGCGCGCGAGCAATGGACGGTCAAGTTCCCGCCCAGGATCGTGCCCGACGTCGGCGCCCGGCTCGACCAGGTGGTCAAGATCACCGGCGTCAGCGACGATCTCGACCTGATGAAGCGGGTGGAGCAGGATCTGCGCGACGCGCTGGGCGACGACGCGTCCGCCGCGCGCTCGCAGCCTTATTATGTCGACGTCACCCACCATGACGCCAACAAGGGCGGCGTGGTCCTGGCGCTGCAGCGCCTGCTCGGCATCCCGGCCGAACAGATCGCGACCCTGGGCGACCAGCCGAACGATGTGCTGATGTTCCGCCGCTCCGGCCTGTCGATCGCGATGGGGCAGGCGGCGGACGAGGTCAAGGCGCAAGCCACCCACGTCACCACCTCGTCGGAAGA
- the zwf gene encoding glucose-6-phosphate dehydrogenase, with protein MDGIVASATSEIEGAGTQPRRAPPCTFVVFGGGGDLTKRLLVPAIYNLACAGLLDDRFSIVAVDWAELSDEILRAQFHEALRDFVAKRGTSATMLRDDVWRWLDGRISYLRGSFEEMETFERLGARVGDGNAVFYMAVAARFFGPIVDHLGQAGLTNEAGGTYRRVIVEKPFGHDLDSARELNTRLLATLRERQIYRIDHYLGKETVQNIMALRFSNGFFEPLWNRQNIDHVQITAAETVGVEKRGRFYEGTGALRDMVPNHLMQLLAMTAMEAPVSFDADAVRDEKSKVLKATHCAAPEDVVRGQYGAGSIGGVPVRGYREEPDVAPDSRTETYVAMKLNIDNWRWAGVPFYLRTGKRLAVRKTEIAIHFRHAPYALFRDTPVERLTPNIMTLHIQPTEGVTMQFGAKIPGPTVRLGGVRMKFDYSEWFAEGPSTGYETLIYDCLAGDATLFQRADNIEAGWRAVQPALDWSERAEAAPLCPYAAGSTGPAEADALLARDGRSWQSLTD; from the coding sequence ATGGATGGTATCGTCGCGTCTGCAACGTCCGAAATCGAAGGGGCAGGCACGCAGCCGCGACGTGCCCCACCCTGCACCTTCGTCGTCTTCGGCGGCGGCGGTGACCTGACGAAGCGCCTGCTGGTTCCGGCCATCTACAACCTCGCCTGCGCCGGTCTTCTCGATGACCGGTTTTCCATCGTCGCGGTCGACTGGGCCGAATTGTCCGACGAAATCCTGCGCGCCCAGTTCCACGAGGCGCTGCGGGACTTCGTCGCCAAGCGCGGCACCTCGGCCACCATGCTGCGTGACGATGTCTGGCGCTGGCTCGACGGCCGCATCTCCTATCTCCGCGGCTCGTTCGAGGAGATGGAGACGTTCGAACGGCTCGGCGCCCGGGTCGGGGACGGCAATGCGGTCTTCTACATGGCGGTGGCGGCGCGCTTCTTCGGCCCCATCGTCGACCATCTCGGCCAGGCGGGCCTGACGAACGAGGCCGGCGGCACCTATCGCCGCGTCATCGTCGAAAAGCCCTTCGGCCACGATCTGGATTCGGCGCGCGAACTCAATACCCGCCTGCTCGCGACATTGCGCGAGCGTCAAATCTACCGGATCGACCATTATCTGGGCAAGGAAACCGTCCAGAACATCATGGCCCTGCGCTTCTCCAACGGCTTCTTCGAACCGCTGTGGAACCGCCAGAACATCGACCACGTGCAGATCACCGCGGCCGAGACGGTCGGCGTGGAAAAGCGCGGCCGCTTCTACGAGGGCACGGGCGCGCTGCGCGACATGGTGCCCAACCATCTGATGCAGCTCCTCGCCATGACGGCGATGGAGGCCCCGGTGTCCTTCGACGCCGACGCGGTGCGCGACGAAAAATCCAAGGTGCTCAAGGCGACGCATTGCGCGGCGCCCGAGGACGTGGTGCGCGGCCAGTACGGCGCCGGCAGCATCGGCGGCGTGCCGGTGCGCGGCTATCGCGAGGAACCGGACGTCGCCCCCGATTCCCGCACCGAAACCTACGTGGCGATGAAGCTGAACATCGATAACTGGCGCTGGGCCGGCGTCCCGTTCTATCTGCGCACCGGCAAGCGCCTGGCGGTGCGCAAGACCGAAATCGCCATCCATTTCCGCCACGCGCCCTATGCGCTGTTCCGCGACACGCCGGTCGAACGGCTCACCCCCAACATCATGACGCTGCACATCCAGCCGACCGAAGGGGTGACGATGCAGTTCGGCGCCAAGATCCCCGGCCCCACCGTGCGCCTGGGCGGCGTGCGGATGAAATTCGACTATTCCGAATGGTTCGCCGAGGGCCCCAGCACCGGCTACGAAACCCTGATCTATGACTGCCTCGCCGGCGACGCGACCCTGTTCCAGCGCGCCGACAATATCGAAGCCGGCTGGCGCGCCGTCCAGCCCGCCCTGGACTGGAGCGAACGCGCCGAGGCCGCGCCACTCTGCCCCTATGCCGCCGGCTCGACCGGCCCGGCCGAGGCCGATGCCCTGCTCGCGCGCGACGGCCGGTCCTGGCAAAGCCTGACGGATTGA
- a CDS encoding Cof-type HAD-IIB family hydrolase has translation MSDTVPESAPAILPPRPAPADRVRLVISDIDGTLVPKDKQLTPAVLDAARALRAAGIALCLVSSRAPRGMDMFLGPLGIDTPRAGLNGGLVVRPDGTIVSRLSLSADATRLAVGELMGNAVDAWLFIGHDWLVTDPHAPYVARERQVVQTDPLVVPDFTGHYDHVGKIMGASSDYPLLAQVESDLAARLAGHASVHRSSDYYLDITHPRANKGYAAMELARLMDVDIGQVACIGDMYNDVPMLDEAGVAIAMGNAPDPVKAHAHFVTDSNEQDGWAQAMRRYVLPRA, from the coding sequence ATGTCCGACACCGTTCCCGAATCCGCTCCCGCCATCCTCCCGCCCCGCCCGGCGCCCGCCGACCGGGTGCGGCTGGTCATCTCGGACATCGACGGCACCCTGGTCCCCAAGGACAAGCAATTGACCCCGGCGGTGCTGGATGCCGCGCGCGCCCTGCGCGCCGCCGGCATCGCGCTCTGCCTGGTCAGCAGCCGCGCCCCGCGCGGCATGGACATGTTCCTCGGCCCGCTGGGCATCGACACGCCGCGCGCCGGCCTCAATGGCGGGCTGGTGGTGCGGCCCGACGGCACCATCGTCTCGCGCCTCTCTCTCAGCGCGGACGCCACGCGGCTGGCGGTCGGCGAACTGATGGGCAACGCGGTCGATGCGTGGCTGTTCATCGGCCATGACTGGCTGGTCACCGATCCGCACGCCCCCTATGTCGCGCGCGAGCGCCAGGTGGTGCAGACCGACCCGCTGGTGGTGCCCGACTTCACCGGCCATTACGACCATGTCGGCAAGATCATGGGCGCCTCGTCCGACTATCCGCTGCTGGCGCAGGTCGAATCCGACCTCGCCGCCCGCCTGGCCGGCCATGCCAGCGTCCATCGCTCGTCCGACTATTACCTGGACATCACCCATCCCCGGGCGAACAAGGGCTATGCCGCCATGGAACTGGCGCGCCTCATGGATGTCGATATCGGGCAGGTCGCGTGCATCGGCGACATGTATAATGATGTGCCGATGCTCGACGAAGCCGGCGTCGCGATCGCCATGGGCAACGCGCCTGACCCGGTCAAGGCGCACGCCCATTTCGTGACCGACAGCAACGAACAGGATGGCTGGGCGCAGGCGATGCGGCGCTATGTCCTGCCGCGGGCATAA